Proteins from one Oenanthe melanoleuca isolate GR-GAL-2019-014 chromosome 1, OMel1.0, whole genome shotgun sequence genomic window:
- the LOC130256505 gene encoding uncharacterized protein LOC130256505, with product MPEQPSSQLNVQHGVFADANLAGQVQPELCSKPAEGLDSQALGLVSHSVTDSQQSAENLGSGEGTLCATNPPFNLESIQSNIPENTSIAQTRICTSEEQIQQSHENIYPVAINASVVDTGNYTWSSMPSGIVSKSEIQKDSVEALRGTEVTLTSQGIGEVKTLDAALEPETMEVLTYSEASHQSVSQGPAQGLETASESVSLASGVTTTPAPANWAHPSAVTVAHMAVAGQEVKIPETTEKSLHMGNVGSVEKSSELGGVSRTLEPSLQPSVISGNLSMTQGSPVEASSVLKAGLPLQHPLTISAATPVTHVEIKSAKTPPGPGAVTKMKDMEPAMGHVEALETTMEPVGVVAKHVRAGHESLQGKGVEGTTGPAAALGASGMFLQHGVLTETRRVDRAQGSAGMNVVAEAKGLRPTSEPAAVVQTFVPQTAPEVQMAEGFRSPRAKDSEGTLLQRESRPEGESHVRDLVPALSLQKENTQGAGGVLRPAAVVEAKTLQQLQCPYKWKVCELQKLCVVGLLQVQGFLP from the coding sequence atgccagagcagcccagctcccaacTGAATGTACAGCATGGAGTGTTTGCTGATGCAAACCTGGCTGGCCAAGTGCAGCCAGAACTGTGCTCAAAACCAGCTGAGGGGCTTGATAGTCAAGCTTTAGGACTTGTTTCTCATTCAGTGACTGATTCTCAGCAATCTGCAGAAAATCTTGGAAGTGGGGAGGGGACTTTGTGTGCAACAAATCCTCCATTTAATTTAGAAAGTATCCAGTCTAATATCCCAGAAAATACTAGTATAGCTCAAACTAGAATTTGCACTAGCGAAGAACAAATTCAACAGtcccatgaaaatatttatcctgTAGCTATTAATGCCAGTGTTGTTGATACTGGAAATTATACTTGGTCCAGCATGCCATCTGGAATTGTCAGTAAATCAGAGATTCAGAAAGATTCAGTAGAAGCACTGAGAGGTACAGAAGTCACTCTGACATCTCAAGGCATTGGGGAAGTAAAAACTTTGGACGCAGCTCTCGAGCCTGAGACCATGGAGGTGTTGACTTATTCAGAAGCATCTCATCAGTCTGTGTCTCAGGGGCCAGCACAGGGGTTGGAAACAGCTTCAGAATCTGTGTCCTTGGCAAGTGGTGTGACAACAACTCCTGCACCTGCAAATTGGGCACATCCAAGTGCTGTGACTGTAGCTCACATGGCTGTTGCTGGGCAAGAAGTGAAAATTCcagaaacaactgaaaaatcTCTGCAcatgggaaatgtgggaagtgTGGAGAAATCTTCAGAACTGGGGGGTGTGAGCAGAACTTTGgagccatccctgcagccaTCAGTTATATCTGGGAATCTGAGCATGACACAGGGCAGCCCTGTGGAGGCTTCCAGTGTTCTAAAAGCAGGTTTACCTTTGCAACATCCTTTGACAATATCTGCAGCCACCCCTGTGACCCatgtggaaataaaaagtgCCAAAACACCTCCAGGACCAGGAGCTGTTACAAAAATGAAGGATATGGAACCAGCTATGGGACATGTGGAAGCTTTAGAAACAACCATGGAACCTGTGGGTGTTGTAGCAAAACATGTCAGAGCAGGTCACGAAAGTCTGCAAGGCAAAGGTGTGGAAGGTACCAcaggtcctgcagcagcactgggtgcaTCAGGAATGTTCCTACAACATGGAGTCTTGACAGAAACGAGGAGAGTGGACAGAGCCCAGGGATCTGCAGGTATGAATGTTGTTGCAGAGGCAAAAGGATTAAGACCAACTTCAGAACCTGCAGCAGTTGTACAGACCTTCGTTCCCCAAACAGCTCCAGAAGTCCAGATGGCAGAGGGTTTTAGAAGTCCACGAGCAAAAGATTCAGAAGGTACTTTGCTGCAGAGAGAATCAAGACCTGAGGGCGAGTCACACGTGAGAGATTTGGTACCTGCCCTGtctttgcagaaggaaaacacacaaGGTGCAGGAGGAGTCCTGAGACCAGCAGCTGTGGTGGAAGCAAAAACTTTACAACAGCTTCAATGTCCGTACAAGTGGAAGGTGTGCGAGCTTCAGAAGTTATGCGTTGTGGGACTGTTGCAAGTTCAGGGCTTCCTGCCTTAG